A single window of Drosophila suzukii chromosome 3, CBGP_Dsuzu_IsoJpt1.0, whole genome shotgun sequence DNA harbors:
- the Nuak gene encoding serine/threonine-protein kinase par-1 isoform X9 — translation MVISKPDGAAPNGAAGGAGATPAAQAAAPAGLDAAGNSLAHPSGIPQDQIDNIMSGIANTGNVKMNNHRKKLRQRFDIIKKLGQGTYGKVQLGINKETGQEVAIKTIKKCKIEAEADLVRIRREVQIMSSVHHPNIIHIYEVFENREKMVLVMEFAAGGELYDYLSERKVLTEEEARRIFRQVATAVYYCHKHKICHRDLKLENILLDEKGNAKIADFGLSNVFDDQRLLGTFCGSPLYASPEIVEGTPYQGPEVDCWSLGVLLYTLVYGSMPFDGSNFKRLVKQISQGDYYEPKKPSRASTLIRDMLTVCPRKRASIEQICSHWWVNENDNVSCLDLAEDLANQTPVRLDVLLSLTPATITADQLVVPSAEGAAAAKAAANERVPRSHSVGSIRDMGPPNTEAERRILDMVAAGGEAALMPSPTRTITPAQSPVQTKRKLQPTVSTENAAGTTAKKKEKPANSSFVISKDGAPLTEVPPPTIIEPQVTPMEAETIANVAEEVPAPSYSQKDMQMVGDLCEQLMGDGTKSSSTTSPAAAPPAPTPVARQATRGKLDAVVETPEEKDATKVIKKFVNKHKTADLVNAINESASKATAPVVAPPPFVRKCSLQDESTLNKFNAERRKSRILETAEKFQPPPPVTGAGAAAAPEKPKKLSIPGVSVGSFKKEFEKKATNPPAVEGPTPGELRAQEQVAAAAAAAQEAEALSTPPPSPGVAQSLEGSDSKNSVASVSLDEARRSMENSIALLLQAQNESSKEVDQLCAQTETIGVSEPATQQERERKLKNARAIIGNAIQPASPGIEGPPTPPGAVKTSTASITLKSATLPRRKINAKAEVQLDIKPRIPEQGAPPQPGMRFSTEMQHPVADLRSAPPREGPIPYSPIKTTVQARATSLEPKEHVITIQRPPTQHAYGRTSSNTTTRSGSLSRQSTVESESDATTTATNLSQATITSTSQPIKKSPREFIIPIAVEGGGFITPRERSVEPSESSHTTSSRSTFTRLRPSRRIGSLLSEAGFDEGSPFQKMRTTSISRDGVSGGAEDEARFTPHRLRSSRPVKKISQDNDSQSSNEEDDDDDDGFEILTAENLFSTLLQRVRALTNRLNVNSDLSVGFPSHSSRLLTDISRQAQSHSPFWSQGSPFASRLNSSNSSGLGAPWRHSMSRDLGSDMESMFSRTGATLPRVGLTTLTTTTTTPTTKHVITINQSPFSTATKTLPGPHFANSSSTTTMAKTVAVAVAGVPKQLTITTTTTSSNSANGRSRPPAIPAIISATSPKTTPTTKTSTSPRKP, via the exons ATGGTGATAAGCAAACCCGATGGAGCGGCGCCCAATGGAGCGGCGGGAGGAGCGGGCGCCACACCAGCCGCACAGGCAGCTGCTCCAGCTGGCCTCGATGCCGCCGGGAATAGTCTGGCGCATCCCTCGGGGATACCGCAGGACCAAATAGACAATATCATGAGCGGCATCGCCAATACCGGCAACGTCAAAATGAACAATCACCGCAAGAAGCTGCGACAAAG ATTTGATATTATTAAGAAACTAGGACAAGGCACATACGGCAAGGTGCAATTAGGTATTAATAAGGAAACCGGCCAGGAGGTGGCCATCAAAACCATCAAGAAGTGCAAAATCGAGGCCGAGGCGGATTTGGTGCGCATCCGGCGCGAAGTTCAGATCATGAGCTCAGTGCATCATCCCAACATCATCCACATCTACGAAG TATTCGAGAACCGTGAGAAAATGGTGCTAGTCATGGAGTTTGCCGCTGGCGGCGAGCTCTACGACTATCTGTCCGAAAGGAAGGTTCTCACCGAGGAGGAGGCGCGTCGGATCTTCCGCCAGGTGGCCACCGCCGTCTACTACTGTCACAAGCACAAGATCTGCCATCGCGATCTCAAACTGGAGAACATCCTGCTGGACGAGAAGGGCAATGCCAAG ATTGCGGATTTTGGTCTGTCGAATGTGTTTGATGATCAGCGCCTGCTGGGCACCTTCTGCGGTTCCCCACTCTACGCCTCGCCAGAAATCGTGGAAGGAACTCCGTACCAGGGGCCCGAGGTGGACTGCTGGTCACTGGGCGTGCTGCTCTACACACTGGTCTACGGCTCCATGCCCTTCGACGGGTCCAACTTTAAGCGGCTTGTGAAGCAGATTAGTCAGGGTGACTACTATGAGCCCAAGAAACCTTCGAGAGCCTCTACTCTGATCCGCGACATGCTGACTGTGTGTCCAAGGAAGCGGGCTAGCATTGAACAGATCTGCTCGCATTGGTGGGTGAACGAAAACGATAATGTATCCTGTCTGGACCTGGCCGAGGATCTGGCCAATCAGACCCCCGTGCGATTGGATGTCCTGCTGTCACTCACGCCGGCCACAATTACGGCGGATCAGCTGGTGGTGCCATCGGCGGAGGGAGCAGCTGCAGCCAAGGCGGCGGCCAATGAACGCGTTCCTCGCTCCCATTCGGTGGGCTCGATCCGGGACATGGGACCACCGAACACGGAGGCGGAGCGCCGCATCCTGGACATGGTGGCCG CTGGTGGAGAAGCCGCCCTGATGCCCTCACCCACCAGGACCATTACTCCCGCCCAGAGTCCGGTGCAGACGAAGAGGAAGCTGCAGCCCACTGTTTCCACGGAGAATGCAGCCGGAACCACGGCCAAAAAGAAGGAGAAGCCAGCCAATAGCTCGTTTGTGATCAGCAAGGATGGGGCGCCACTGACTGAGGTACCACCACCCACCATCATCGAACCCCAAGTCACGCCCATGGAGGCGGAAACGATTGCCAATGTAGCAGAGGAAGTTCCAGCTCCCAGTTACTCCCAGAAAGACATGCAAATGGTGGGTGATCTCTGCGAACAGCTGATGGGAGATGGAACcaaaagcagcagcaccacctCACCGGCAGCTGCACCACCTGCACCCACACCAGTTGCTCGCCAGGCCACCAGAGGAAAACTGGACGCTGTGGTGGAGACTCCGGAGGAGAAGGATGCCACCAAGGTGATCAAGAAGTTTGTGAACAAGCACAAGACCGCCGATCTGGTGAATGCCATCAATGAAAGTGCCTCCAAGGCCACGGCGCCAGTGGTGGCTCCACCACCCTTTGTGCGCAAGTGCAGCCTGCAGGATGAGTCCACGCTGAACAAGTTCAATGCGGAGCGGAGGAAATCGCGAATCCTGGAAACTGCCGAGAAGTTCCAACCCCCGCCGCCGGTgacaggagcaggagcagcagcagctccgGAGAAACCCAAGAAACTTAGCATACCCGGCGTCAGTGTGGGCAGTTTCAAGAAGGAGTTCGAGAAGAAGGCCACCAATCCGCCGGCTGTTGAAGGGCCCACGCCCGGTGAGCTGAGGGCTCAGGAGCAAGTTGCTGCAGCGGCTGCGGCCGCCCAGGAAGCCGAAGCACTGAGCACGCCACCCCCGTCACCAGGGGTGGCCCAATCCCTGGAGGGCAGCGACTCTAAGAACTCGGTGGCCTCGGTTTCCCTGGACGAGGCCCGACGCTCCATGGAGAACTCCATTGCCCTACTGCTGCAGGCCCAAAACGAGTCCAGCAAGGAGGTGGACCAGCTGTGTGCCCAAACGGAGACCATCGGGGTCAGTGAACCGGCGACTCAGCAGGAGCGCGAGCGTAAGTTGAAGAACGCCCGCGCCATCATCGGAAATGCCATCCAGCCAG CCTCACCGGGCATCGAAGGACCTCCAACTCCACCCGGAGCAGTGAAGACATCGACGGCCTCGATTACCCTCAAATCGGCCACCCTGCCGCGTCGCAAGATAAACGCCAAGGCGGAGGTGCAGTTGGACATCAAGCCACGAATCCCGGAACAGGGGGCACCTCCCCAGCCGGGGATGCGCTTCAGCACGGAGATGCAACATCCGGTGGCCGATCTGCGCAGTGCCCCGCCCCGCGAGGGCCCCATCCCCTACAGCCCCATCAAGACGACGGTGCAGGCGAGGGCCACCAGCCTGGAGCCCAAGGAGCACGTCATCACCATCCAGCGACCGCCCACGCAGCACGCCTACGGACGCACCAGCTCCAACACAACCACGCG TTCCGGCTCGCTGTCACGGCAGTCGACGGTGGAATCCGAGTCGGATGCGACCACCACGGCCACGAATCTGTCGCAGGCCACCATCACGAGCACCTCGCAGCCCATCAAGAAGAGTCCGCGGGAGTTTATCATCCCGATTGCCGTCGAGGGAGGCGGTTTCATCACGCCCCGGGAACGCAGCGTGGAGCCTTCGGAATCGAGCCACACCACCAGCAGTCGGTCCACGTTCACCCGCCTGCGTCCATCGCGTCGCATTGG CTCACTGTTAAGCGAGGCGGGCTTCGATGAGGGCTCGCCATTCCAGAAGATGCGCACCACGTCGATATCCCGGGATGGCGTCAGCGGTGGAGCCGAGGATGAGGCCCGCTTCACCCCGCACCGACTCAG AAGCTCAAGACCTGTCAAGAAAATTAGTCAAGACAACGATTCGCAAAGCTCCAACGAGGAggacgatgacgatgacgatgGCTTTGAGATACTCACGGCGGAGAATCTGTTCTCGACTTTGCTGCAGCGG GTGCGGGCCCTAACGAATCGCCTGAATGTCAACAGTGACCTGTCGGTCGGTTTCCCCAGCCATTCTAGTCGCCTGCTGACGGACATTTCGCGGCAGGCCCAAAGTCACAGTCCATTCTGGAGCCAGGGCAGTCCCTTTGCCAG CCGCCtaaacagcagcaacagcagcggaTTGGGAGCTCCGTGGCGACATAGTATGTCCCGGGATCTGGGCAGCGACATGGAATCGATGTTCTCGCGCACGGGGGCCACGCTGCCAAGAG TTGGTTTAACTACTTTaactactactactaccaCGCCCACCACAAAGCATGTTATAACCATTAACCAGAGTCCGTTCAGTACCGCCACCAAAACGCTACCGGGTCCGCATTTTGCCAACTCCTCCTCGACGACGACGATGGCCAAAACGGTGGCCGTTGCCGTTGCCGGCGTTCCGAAGCAGCTAACGATAACCACCACGACCACGAGCAGCAACAGCGCCAACGGCAGGAGCAGACCACCAGCAATCCCGGCCATAATATCCGCCACCTCACCCAAAACCACCCCAACCACCAAAACCTCAACCAGCCCAAGGAAGCCATAA
- the Nuak gene encoding serine/threonine-protein kinase par-1 isoform X7, with amino-acid sequence MVISKPDGAAPNGAAGGAGATPAAQAAAPAGLDAAGNSLAHPSGIPQDQIDNIMSGIANTGNVKMNNHRKKLRQRFDIIKKLGQGTYGKVQLGINKETGQEVAIKTIKKCKIEAEADLVRIRREVQIMSSVHHPNIIHIYEVFENREKMVLVMEFAAGGELYDYLSERKVLTEEEARRIFRQVATAVYYCHKHKICHRDLKLENILLDEKGNAKIADFGLSNVFDDQRLLGTFCGSPLYASPEIVEGTPYQGPEVDCWSLGVLLYTLVYGSMPFDGSNFKRLVKQISQGDYYEPKKPSRASTLIRDMLTVCPRKRASIEQICSHWWVNENDNVSCLDLAEDLANQTPVRLDVLLSLTPATITADQLVVPSAEGAAAAKAAANERVPRSHSVGSIRDMGPPNTEAERRILDMVAAGGEAALMPSPTRTITPAQSPVQTKRKLQPTVSTENAAGTTAKKKEKPANSSFVISKDGAPLTEVPPPTIIEPQVTPMEAETIANVAEEVPAPSYSQKDMQMVGDLCEQLMGDGTKSSSTTSPAAAPPAPTPVARQATRGKLDAVVETPEEKDATKVIKKFVNKHKTADLVNAINESASKATAPVVAPPPFVRKCSLQDESTLNKFNAERRKSRILETAEKFQPPPPVTGAGAAAAPEKPKKLSIPGVSVGSFKKEFEKKATNPPAVEGPTPGELRAQEQVAAAAAAAQEAEALSTPPPSPGVAQSLEGSDSKNSVASVSLDEARRSMENSIALLLQAQNESSKEVDQLCAQTETIGVSEPATQQERERKLKNARAIIGNAIQPVIRRPTPFYGIGNGNGFGSGMVGGSGVGGGGGAGGNIAPKRVQSGSNFMGYSGGILPGAGATSPPISGPQTAPPVLISPNALAAAKQTIQQRIFGGGLPSPNSQSGNRRPATWQPQNSYSTASIFQPPPSAQSPFKMLQQQYQQRCQEDQKTSALFTPPPSPQYAASHALAAQPAATYGNSGSNISGASSNSNSNNRGHSNSSNMGNCNTLPNVKYNVNSRTRPFNHNQAQDTLNTNASASATCALPVAMWLKSSPGIEGPPTPPGAVKTSTASITLKSATLPRRKINAKAEVQLDIKPRIPEQGAPPQPGMRFSTEMQHPVADLRSAPPREGPIPYSPIKTTVQARATSLEPKEHVITIQRPPTQHAYGRTSSNTTTRSGSLSRQSTVESESDATTTATNLSQATITSTSQPIKKSPREFIIPIAVEGGGFITPRERSVEPSESSHTTSSRSTFTRLRPSRRIGSLLSEAGFDEGSPFQKMRTTSISRDGVSGGAEDEARFTPHRLRSSRPVKKISQDNDSQSSNEEDDDDDDGFEILTAENLFSTLLQRVRALTNRLNVNSDLSVGFPSHSSRLLTDISRQAQSHSPFWSQGSPFASVLRSQVSYTYSETVEKKKVRLNSSNSSGLGAPWRHSMSRDLGSDMESMFSRTGATLPRVGLTTLTTTTTTPTTKHVITINQSPFSTATKTLPGPHFANSSSTTTMAKTVAVAVAGVPKQLTITTTTTSSNSANGRSRPPAIPAIISATSPKTTPTTKTSTSPRKP; translated from the exons ATGGTGATAAGCAAACCCGATGGAGCGGCGCCCAATGGAGCGGCGGGAGGAGCGGGCGCCACACCAGCCGCACAGGCAGCTGCTCCAGCTGGCCTCGATGCCGCCGGGAATAGTCTGGCGCATCCCTCGGGGATACCGCAGGACCAAATAGACAATATCATGAGCGGCATCGCCAATACCGGCAACGTCAAAATGAACAATCACCGCAAGAAGCTGCGACAAAG ATTTGATATTATTAAGAAACTAGGACAAGGCACATACGGCAAGGTGCAATTAGGTATTAATAAGGAAACCGGCCAGGAGGTGGCCATCAAAACCATCAAGAAGTGCAAAATCGAGGCCGAGGCGGATTTGGTGCGCATCCGGCGCGAAGTTCAGATCATGAGCTCAGTGCATCATCCCAACATCATCCACATCTACGAAG TATTCGAGAACCGTGAGAAAATGGTGCTAGTCATGGAGTTTGCCGCTGGCGGCGAGCTCTACGACTATCTGTCCGAAAGGAAGGTTCTCACCGAGGAGGAGGCGCGTCGGATCTTCCGCCAGGTGGCCACCGCCGTCTACTACTGTCACAAGCACAAGATCTGCCATCGCGATCTCAAACTGGAGAACATCCTGCTGGACGAGAAGGGCAATGCCAAG ATTGCGGATTTTGGTCTGTCGAATGTGTTTGATGATCAGCGCCTGCTGGGCACCTTCTGCGGTTCCCCACTCTACGCCTCGCCAGAAATCGTGGAAGGAACTCCGTACCAGGGGCCCGAGGTGGACTGCTGGTCACTGGGCGTGCTGCTCTACACACTGGTCTACGGCTCCATGCCCTTCGACGGGTCCAACTTTAAGCGGCTTGTGAAGCAGATTAGTCAGGGTGACTACTATGAGCCCAAGAAACCTTCGAGAGCCTCTACTCTGATCCGCGACATGCTGACTGTGTGTCCAAGGAAGCGGGCTAGCATTGAACAGATCTGCTCGCATTGGTGGGTGAACGAAAACGATAATGTATCCTGTCTGGACCTGGCCGAGGATCTGGCCAATCAGACCCCCGTGCGATTGGATGTCCTGCTGTCACTCACGCCGGCCACAATTACGGCGGATCAGCTGGTGGTGCCATCGGCGGAGGGAGCAGCTGCAGCCAAGGCGGCGGCCAATGAACGCGTTCCTCGCTCCCATTCGGTGGGCTCGATCCGGGACATGGGACCACCGAACACGGAGGCGGAGCGCCGCATCCTGGACATGGTGGCCG CTGGTGGAGAAGCCGCCCTGATGCCCTCACCCACCAGGACCATTACTCCCGCCCAGAGTCCGGTGCAGACGAAGAGGAAGCTGCAGCCCACTGTTTCCACGGAGAATGCAGCCGGAACCACGGCCAAAAAGAAGGAGAAGCCAGCCAATAGCTCGTTTGTGATCAGCAAGGATGGGGCGCCACTGACTGAGGTACCACCACCCACCATCATCGAACCCCAAGTCACGCCCATGGAGGCGGAAACGATTGCCAATGTAGCAGAGGAAGTTCCAGCTCCCAGTTACTCCCAGAAAGACATGCAAATGGTGGGTGATCTCTGCGAACAGCTGATGGGAGATGGAACcaaaagcagcagcaccacctCACCGGCAGCTGCACCACCTGCACCCACACCAGTTGCTCGCCAGGCCACCAGAGGAAAACTGGACGCTGTGGTGGAGACTCCGGAGGAGAAGGATGCCACCAAGGTGATCAAGAAGTTTGTGAACAAGCACAAGACCGCCGATCTGGTGAATGCCATCAATGAAAGTGCCTCCAAGGCCACGGCGCCAGTGGTGGCTCCACCACCCTTTGTGCGCAAGTGCAGCCTGCAGGATGAGTCCACGCTGAACAAGTTCAATGCGGAGCGGAGGAAATCGCGAATCCTGGAAACTGCCGAGAAGTTCCAACCCCCGCCGCCGGTgacaggagcaggagcagcagcagctccgGAGAAACCCAAGAAACTTAGCATACCCGGCGTCAGTGTGGGCAGTTTCAAGAAGGAGTTCGAGAAGAAGGCCACCAATCCGCCGGCTGTTGAAGGGCCCACGCCCGGTGAGCTGAGGGCTCAGGAGCAAGTTGCTGCAGCGGCTGCGGCCGCCCAGGAAGCCGAAGCACTGAGCACGCCACCCCCGTCACCAGGGGTGGCCCAATCCCTGGAGGGCAGCGACTCTAAGAACTCGGTGGCCTCGGTTTCCCTGGACGAGGCCCGACGCTCCATGGAGAACTCCATTGCCCTACTGCTGCAGGCCCAAAACGAGTCCAGCAAGGAGGTGGACCAGCTGTGTGCCCAAACGGAGACCATCGGGGTCAGTGAACCGGCGACTCAGCAGGAGCGCGAGCGTAAGTTGAAGAACGCCCGCGCCATCATCGGAAATGCCATCCAGCCAG TGATACGCAGGCCAACACCGTTTTATGGCATCGGCAACGGCAACGGCTTTGGCAGTGGCATGGTGGGTGGAAGTGgagtgggtggtggtggtggtgctggtggtAACATTGCACCCAAGCGCGTCCAGAGTGGCAGTAATTTTATGGGCTATTCGGGAGGAATATTACCGGGAGCAGGAGCAACATCGCCACCGATTTCGGGACCCCAGACGGCACCGCCAGTGCTCATATCACCCAATGCTTTGGCTGCCGCGAAGCAAACGATACAGCAGAGGATTTTTGGAGGTGGATTGCCCAGTCCCAATAGTCAGTCTGGAAACCGAAGACCAGCCACTTGGCAACCGCAGAACTCCTACAGCACGGCCAGCATTTTCCAGCCGCCACCGAGTGCGCAGAGTCCCTTCAAGATGCTGCAGCAGCAATATCAGCAGCGCTGCCAGGAGGATCAGAAGACCAGTGCTCTATTCACACCACCTCCATCGCCACAATATGCCGCCAGCCACGCCCTCGCCGCCCAACCAGCAGCAACCTATGGGAACagcggcagcaacatcagcggtgccagcagcaacagcaacagcaacaacagaggtcacagcaacagcagcaacatgggCAACTGCAACACGCTGCCCAATGTCAAATACAATGTCAATTCGCGCACGAGACCATTCAATCATAATCAAGCTCAAGACACACTCAATACCAATGCCAGTGCCAGTGCTACATGTGCCTTGCCTGTGGCTATGTGGCTGAAAT CCTCACCGGGCATCGAAGGACCTCCAACTCCACCCGGAGCAGTGAAGACATCGACGGCCTCGATTACCCTCAAATCGGCCACCCTGCCGCGTCGCAAGATAAACGCCAAGGCGGAGGTGCAGTTGGACATCAAGCCACGAATCCCGGAACAGGGGGCACCTCCCCAGCCGGGGATGCGCTTCAGCACGGAGATGCAACATCCGGTGGCCGATCTGCGCAGTGCCCCGCCCCGCGAGGGCCCCATCCCCTACAGCCCCATCAAGACGACGGTGCAGGCGAGGGCCACCAGCCTGGAGCCCAAGGAGCACGTCATCACCATCCAGCGACCGCCCACGCAGCACGCCTACGGACGCACCAGCTCCAACACAACCACGCG TTCCGGCTCGCTGTCACGGCAGTCGACGGTGGAATCCGAGTCGGATGCGACCACCACGGCCACGAATCTGTCGCAGGCCACCATCACGAGCACCTCGCAGCCCATCAAGAAGAGTCCGCGGGAGTTTATCATCCCGATTGCCGTCGAGGGAGGCGGTTTCATCACGCCCCGGGAACGCAGCGTGGAGCCTTCGGAATCGAGCCACACCACCAGCAGTCGGTCCACGTTCACCCGCCTGCGTCCATCGCGTCGCATTGG CTCACTGTTAAGCGAGGCGGGCTTCGATGAGGGCTCGCCATTCCAGAAGATGCGCACCACGTCGATATCCCGGGATGGCGTCAGCGGTGGAGCCGAGGATGAGGCCCGCTTCACCCCGCACCGACTCAG AAGCTCAAGACCTGTCAAGAAAATTAGTCAAGACAACGATTCGCAAAGCTCCAACGAGGAggacgatgacgatgacgatgGCTTTGAGATACTCACGGCGGAGAATCTGTTCTCGACTTTGCTGCAGCGG GTGCGGGCCCTAACGAATCGCCTGAATGTCAACAGTGACCTGTCGGTCGGTTTCCCCAGCCATTCTAGTCGCCTGCTGACGGACATTTCGCGGCAGGCCCAAAGTCACAGTCCATTCTGGAGCCAGGGCAGTCCCTTTGCCAG TGTGCTTAGATCTCAAGTTAGTTATACGTATAGCGAAACGGTCGAGAAGAAGAAAGT CCGCCtaaacagcagcaacagcagcggaTTGGGAGCTCCGTGGCGACATAGTATGTCCCGGGATCTGGGCAGCGACATGGAATCGATGTTCTCGCGCACGGGGGCCACGCTGCCAAGAG TTGGTTTAACTACTTTaactactactactaccaCGCCCACCACAAAGCATGTTATAACCATTAACCAGAGTCCGTTCAGTACCGCCACCAAAACGCTACCGGGTCCGCATTTTGCCAACTCCTCCTCGACGACGACGATGGCCAAAACGGTGGCCGTTGCCGTTGCCGGCGTTCCGAAGCAGCTAACGATAACCACCACGACCACGAGCAGCAACAGCGCCAACGGCAGGAGCAGACCACCAGCAATCCCGGCCATAATATCCGCCACCTCACCCAAAACCACCCCAACCACCAAAACCTCAACCAGCCCAAGGAAGCCATAA